In Saccharomycodes ludwigii strain NBRC 1722 chromosome III, whole genome shotgun sequence, one DNA window encodes the following:
- the CDC7 gene encoding serine/threonine protein kinase CDC7 (similar to Saccharomyces cerevisiae YDL017W | CDC7 | Cell Division Cycle) — translation MDHEDSTSLIITDEKIIKRVNSDIDIDTTLPLKKKLKKENDESLLANEENTDDVSALNNDNNNETICANSPGKVNFTSPEVAIKRADTTNTNTNTNTSKINVNLNEKISKHVVMNTPSKKLQAVNFLKTPSSKTEKLDEQSLLGCSHNKFKNSQHDDDYVFDENIPKDIIEEMTLLLDTFPGLDVRYKLLDKIGEGTFSSVYKARDKKLQPQHMLKSPLKHHFWSSKHHYVALKRIYVTSSPQRIYNELNLLYTLSKCPRIAPLYDAIRYQDQIIAVLPYYPHEDFRTFYRILPIKGIKKYMFELLEALKFIHSKGVIHRDIKPTNFLYNTRLGKGVLVDFGLAELEYDAQDTFRNTQYCPCVEKRNDHICNISTGSAGVNKSFKSVINISGDLTKGYPKHDTRRGRRANRAGTRGFRAPEVLLKCSKQTTKIDIWSCGVILLCFLARRFPMFQSLDDIDSLLELCCIFGYKELKKCAELHGLGVNISSNLNGITEDGIKGGLKEYVRSLLLQETEVGTLPSYSAAFETLDFLDNESSPSLVSGGSLKSNDHSINVHNDKEEMEDADNVEDPNILKHKQEYYSDHFWCFLLLEKCFDWNYHNRPSADDLLKNIFFDELNNFPSPAKKGNTDVCDKAHCNSSNENTDTSEGTEEESCGTKSTLT, via the coding sequence ATGGATCATGAAGACAGTACATCACTAATTATTACagatgaaaaaataattaaacgAGTTAATAGTGACATAGATATAGACACTACTCtacctttaaaaaaaaagctgaaaaaggaaaacgaCGAATCTTTATTAGCAAACGAGGAAAACACTGATGATGTTTCTGCcttaaataatgataataataatgaaacgATATGTGCTAACTCACCTGGAAAAGTTAACTTTACTTCACCAGAAGTAGCTATTAAAAGGGCTGatactactaatactaatactaataccaATACATCTAAAATAAACGTCAAtctaaatgaaaaaatcaGCAAACACGTTGTAATGAATACACCATCTAAAAAATTGCAGGcggttaattttttgaaaactcCCTCAAGCAAAACAGAAAAACTGGACGAACAATCATTATTAGGATGTAGTcacaataaatttaaaaatagtcaacatgatgatgattatgTATTTGATGAAAACATTCctaaagatattattgaaGAAATGACTCTTTTATTAGACACATTTCCTGGACTAGATGTTAGATATAAACTATTGGACAAAATTGGTGAAGGTACCTTTTCCTCCGTTTACAAAGCCAGagacaaaaaattacaacCACAGCATATGCTAAAATCACCATTAAAACACCACTTTTGGAGTTCTAAACACCATTATGTTGCCCTAAAGAGAATCTATGTTACTTCGTCGCCACAGAGAATTTACAACGAGTTAAATCTATTGTATACTTTGTCTAAATGTCCTAGAATCGCACCTTTGTATGACGCAATACGTTATCAAGACCAAATCATTGCTGTGTTACCATATTATCCTCATGAGGATTTTAGAACGTTTTATAGAATATTACCAATAAAGGGaatcaaaaaatacatgtttgaattattagaaGCCTTAAAATTCATTCATTCAAAAGGTGTGATACATAGAGATATAAAACCTACAAACTTCCTATACAATACAAGATTGGGGAAAGGCGTATTGGTAGATTTCGGACTAGCAGAATTAGAATACGATGCACAGGATACTTTTAGAAACACTCAATATTGTCCATGTgtggaaaaaagaaatgatcATATCTGTAACATTAGCACTGGTAGTGCTGGTGTTAATAAATCGTTCAAATCggttataaatatatcagGTGATTTGACCAAGGGCTATCCTAAACATGATACACGTAGAGGAAGAAGAGCTAATAGAGCAGGGACCAGAGGATTTAGAGCACCGGAAGTTCTATTAAAGTGTTCTAAGCAAACTACGAAAATAGATATCTGGTCATGCGgtgttatattattatgttttttagCCAGGAGGTTTCCTATGTTTCAAAGTTTGGATGATATAGATTCGTTATTGGAACTATGTTGTATCTTTGGTTACAAAGAATTGAAGAAGTGTGCAGAGTTACATGGATTGGGTGTAAATATTAGTAGCAACTTAAATGGGATAACTGAAGATGGTATTAAAGGTGGATTAAAAGAATATGTCAGGAGTTTGTTATTACAAGAAACTGAGGTGGGTACCTTACCCTCATATAGTGCTGCATTTGAAACATTGGATTTTTTGGATAATGAGAGTAGCCCCTCTCTGGTTTCTGGTGGGTCATTAAAATCAAACGATCATAGTATTAATGTACATAATGACAAGGAAGAAATGGAAGATGCTGATAATGTTGAAGATCCTAATATTTTGAAGCATAAACAAGAATATTATAGTGATCATTTTTGgtgttttttattgttagaaAAATGTTTCGATTGGAATTATCACAACAGACCTAGTGCAGATGATTTactgaaaaatatattttttgatgaGTTAAACAATTTCCCCTCACCTgctaaaaaaggaaatactGATGTTTGTGATAAAGCACATTGTAATAGTAGCAATGAAAACACTGACACCAGTGAAGGTACAGAGGAAGAAAGCTGTGGTACTAAAAGTACTTTGACTTAG
- the TSC13 gene encoding trans-2-enoyl-CoA reductase (NADPH) TSC13 (similar to Saccharomyces cerevisiae YDL015C | TSC13 | Temperature-sensitive Suppressors of Csg2 mutants), protein MVMITVKPRSKSLKEVTIEEPIESVDKIVSIVSEKNKNIDINRLRLTCLKNDKQVTLDTPQLLDLLKDSSSVTLYVKDLGPQISWSLVFMIEYTGPILIHTLLYLIAQNPNGCTNSIINRDYYNPALNKLVYTLNTLHFVKRILETLFIHKFSNNTMPFFNVFKNSFHYWVLNGLIGLGYFGIGFCIPETTVFKVYNILKLNNLNLLVGLFAFCEFQNFQTHLKLRRWGEIQKSKGNMKKRIPIDDGIFKLLVAPNYTFEILSWVWFTLIFKLNVFSLIFLIVATVQMYLWAMKKNEKYGTNRKFLIPFIF, encoded by the coding sequence ATGGTTATGATTACTGTTAAACCGCGTTCCAAATCTTTAAAGGAAGTTACTATCGAAGAACCAATTGAATCTGttgataaaattgtttCTATAGTttctgaaaaaaataaaaacattgaTATTAATAGATTAAGATTAACTTGTCTAAAAAATGACAAACAGGTTACATTAGACACTCCTCAATTActagatttattaaaggaTTCTTCTTCCGTTACATTATATGTTAAAGATTTAGGTCCACAAATTTCTTGGAGTTTGGTTTTTATGATTGAATACACCGGCCCAATTCTCATCCAcactttattatatttaatagcCCAAAATCCTAATGGATGTACAAATTCAATTATTAACAGGGATTACTACAACCCTGCTTTGAACAAATTGGTATACACATTGAACACGTTACATTTTGTCAAAAGAATATTAGAAACCCTTTTCATACACAAATTCTCCAACAATACTATGCCATTCTTCaatgttttcaaaaactCTTTTCATTATTGGGTATTGAACGGGTTGATTGGTTTGGGCTACTTTGGTATTGGATTTTGTATTCCTGAGACTACTGTTTTCAAAGTGtacaatattttaaaattgaataatttaaatttgttaGTTGGTTTGTTTGCATTCTGtgaatttcaaaatttccAGACACATTTGAAATTGCGTAGATGGGGTGAAATCCAAAAGTCCAAAGGTAACATGAAAAAGAGAATTCCAATCGATGATGGTATTTTCAAGTTATTAGTTGCTCCAAATTAtacttttgaaattttatcTTGGGTTTGGTTTAcattaattttcaaattaaacGTCTTTagtttgatatttttaattgttgcCACCGTTCAAATGTATTTATGGGCCatgaagaaaaatgaaaaatacgGTACAAAcagaaaatttttgattcCTTTTATCTTCTGA